The Ziziphus jujuba cultivar Dongzao chromosome 1, ASM3175591v1 genome segment GGCAATGCGTATTTTGTCACAAACTGTATCATCATCAGCATGCGAGCGTAATTGGAGTACCTTCGTtttaatacacacaaaacaaCGAAATAGACTCGCATATGAAAAGCTTCAGAAATTggttttttgctactataatatgaaattgaggatatgtgatatggaattaacaaatcaaccgcaattagattctgattatttggatcttcttgaaattggagCTGACCCTGGTGAAGATAAAGATAATCCTATTATCCAATGGGTTAAGAATTCACacttagatgatgatgaaggcaatccagatcctcgagttgcaatgcatgcttcacaattagggataaatgttgagaatgttattgctgaagaagttatgagcagtgatagtggaggaaattattCGTTTGAAGTAGTGACAAGGCCTTCAACTAGACGATTTAGTCCTCGTGTAGAAACATTTGGTGGTGGTTATTCTCAACTAAATgaatatgaggatgaagatgatgatgatgttgttgatcttgatgatgatgatgatgatgacgacaACGATGATGACggtggcggtggtggtggtggtggcaataaaggaggaggatataatataggtggaggtgggagtggaacatactatcgagaaccaagccaacaactattaagcccatttactggtgaaaaTCAATATACACATGCAACATAGGATTTTGATCATGGAGCTCAAACAGCAGGCACTGGTTCAAGAAGGCATTATGGCACTTCGATGATGAATTATTATGATGAAGATTATCTTTCTAACTCTTTGGATGCAATGAATTTAAATACACAAGTTAATTCTCAATCTGGAAATTCTGATATTCCAATTgtgtatccaattggtcaaatgagCTCACATAATCCTCACAGAGATTACAATGTTGATATCTTCAATCAtcccatgtctcaaaatgaatgtTACACTCCTCATTGGATAAATCCACACTATCCTCTACTTGGACAATTGGTTGGAattgatagagaaagatatacttggcacatctacaattacatggaaaatttctctaatatgatgagttggaatgcctattgttatacatgtgaaacatcaagatatgatcatcaatttgaagaaccaaggaattctttttggtattaataatgtattagggattatatttgagaatttcttgtatcttattattatctgttaaattttctatattttggtgtgaattaactttatattttattcacttataaataatttattatatttatagaatattttatgattattgtattctaattattgtatttttatataattttattatattaattatctcatatataaaaaattatattctaaattaaaaatttacagtttccataactttatcgatatttccatcgatatcgacatttctatcgatatttctGTAAAATCATACATTCGACATTttcatcgacatcgatattttcttcactgctAACAATAtctattatgcatatcaaacaaTATCTAGCCAATTTGTTttcaccaattaaaaaaaaaaaaaaaagggggtggcGGGGGGGTTGGGGGGGGAGGGACAGCTAGTCTGTTCTCTGTTGGACCTTCTGCTGTTTGCTCGTGCATTCAGAAACAACTTCAATCTAATTTgcctttcttgtttttgtttttaataggaACAACTTCAACTTTGTATTAGtctgaaagagaaagaaaaacttCACTTCGATGTTGCTACCCGTGCGGTGACTTCTATCACCCTCGTtctcaaacccaaaaaaaatatatatgtatatggccACGCGAGGTCTGGCCCATCCCCATCCCAACATTGGATCCTTCAGTTAAGATTCATTTCTACCGTGTGTTCGGATATAAATTTGACCCTGAcaacattataaaaatttatttttttacatatttttttaacaataataatagtatatacaaaaaaataaccATTCATTTCTGTTACAAAAAATGGAGGAACCAtccttccatatatatatattatatgtataaacattttatttctaagGTAACTTTATTCAGAAAGTTTTGACTTAAAAAGGCCAAAATAAGCATTTGTAAAGGAATTAAGTAAGATTACTTGTTTAATGATAAATTTATCATGTCCACATCATGAAGCTGTAGATCGGGGACATATGTCCATGACTTTTCcattttaaagtaaaaattattataagccaatttataaaaaaataatataataaaacataaataaagaacAACACTTTTCCTAATGACTATGGTGCAGTCTCCCTGtgcataaaatttcattttgtaaaagaatatataaaatttaatctcAAGGAAATTCAAGCTAGCACTAAACGAacgaaattaaattaaaaaccatcttcccaaaccaaagaaaaaagaagaaaattttattctttctcaataaaaataaaaaataaaaaataataaaaagattgaaGTTATCAAGAAATGAAATCAAATCCTCGATCGGTAAAAGTAAATctgcttatttttatttttattctttttatttttatggtaataaattaaaaatcaggCAGGTAGCGTCGAAAGAAACACATGAATATGACGTCAAATTGTTAGATAAATGACATGATAAAACATTCCTCGGGTCCTCTCacctctaaaaataaataaaaataaaagaagataaatttttttttacggCATATACCAGATTTATCATAGAGATATCACATGTGGGGCTATAATTAGCTTCAAAATATCCTATCGTATCCAGAGGCTCTAGCATTTTCAGTAGTAAACAGCTATATTACTGTACGATTCCCCTTATCGCTTTTGTTCCATTCATTGTCAATTTCACCGATAATAATAACCGGTCCCTCTGTTAACAGCAGTCACGGCCATTCGAAACAAAATAAACGTGTGGTTAATTCATTTTCAGCTTAATTTTATGTTCTGTCACCAAAAATCGATACATTATATATCAaggtcttttattttgatgtaAAAGTAATGTTTTACAGATATTTGTGGAGGATAAATTAATTTACGATATACGATTGTCGAAGTCAGTGTATCTGAATTCgaaaaaataacaatagaaATAAAGTATAACGAATATTTCATTGATATTATAAAcctatttaattgaatttatcttTTTCAATATAGATAATCataatatcttatatatatatatatatatatattatgatgaacttaattattataaaaatattatccaTTTAAGTAATAAGCATATGCTAGATGATAATTCCCTTTCTCTATGTACTATATAAGATAACACCTAAAACAATTTGCTGTATTAATTTACCCTTTTATAAAAatgaggtatatatatatatatatatatataaatatatacagtccgtctatgatgCGGACGGTTTTCATGCGAACTGCAGTAttggtgataattttttatagtattgatgacgattttctaaaaatcgtcatcaatactataaaaaattatcaccaaTACTGCGATACTCATGCAGATCGTCCTCAttataaaatttccatttaaatgTATATCTCATTGGTAGAGATCACAGCTTCACATATCAACTGGactaaaagtaattaattagaGTTTGCAAATTGAAATGGCTGTTTTTTCCAAGAGTAGTACACACTATTCGACAGAGATATTCAATTTTGGGTGCAATGTATATAtccattttgctttttaatcCATTATTCTAACATatcttatataatatgtatatgcaCATATATGCTGATTATGAGTTTGTTACTGCTCATGATTAACACCGACTGTAATATTCTTTTCTTCAATCAAAACTGACCCTTCAATGTGTTTGCCTCCTTGGAAAAACTATAAGCAACGTCATAGGATCGcttaattttttccctttttcgcATCGTTCATCATCCAAATATGCAGGCACTTTCAAAGGTCCACATGATTAACAAGTGCACTTTATTTGTATACcattttttattgaataaattTCCGATCATatattagtaattaattttatttctgttaatgtgtatataatatattaatcattattcaGTTTGTCTCTCTCAAcataaatttgagattttaatagAAATTACATTTAAATTCAAGCCGACCTAGTCGAATCACATTTGGAATTTATTGATAGGACAATGTCatttccaaaaattaattatcatctGTGATATATACCATATTTGTGAAATAATGAAATCATGcgctattttaattaattatctagCTAGGCCCCACCATGACCAACTCACCGACGATAGTTACCATGGCATAGCCTCGCTAAAGTCTATATAAGAAAGCCAATTGCCCAGTTcaaaagtaacaaaaattaatatatataattctctCTTGGGagtaattgtaaaaaaaaaaaaaaagtatgggaATGTTACCACTGTTCTTGACTTTCTTTGTTGCCATATTCGCGGTGACATCCAAAGGTTCAGAGGATTCAATCGCACACCAAATCCACCTTCTCCGGCCACAATCCGGCTCCGGCGGCGGCCGTATTCCTGGACTTTCATGCCTGAGTTGGCGGCTTGGTGTGGAAACTAACAATATAATCGGGTGGTCAACGGTTCCTGAGGCATGTGAAGGGTATATAGGCCACTATGTACTTGGCAGCCAGTACAGGAAAGACTCCAAAGTTGTTACTGATGAAGCTATTGTTTATGCTAAGAGCCTCAACCTTACTAAGGACGGCAAAGATTTATGGGTCTTTGATATCGATGAGACTTCACTTTCCAACCTTCCTTATTATGCTCACCATGGATTCGGGTACGTACGTGCATATACTCAAACAAaactacttcttcttcttcttctttttcttaaaaaaaaataataataatgctaaaGTAATTAAAAACCAAGAATCACTTCAGATCTTCGGTTccatcatgattattattaatattatttttttatgaaaaccaatggctttgttttttttttgtttttttcttttttattgaaaaaaaaaagaaaaagtgtttgAGATTGtgacatttctttttttttgggtgaaagttTGAGATTGTgacatgcatacatatatatatatatatatatataatatgtatttccGTGGTTCATAATACTAATATCGGTGATATggatattcaccaaaaaaaatatatatattggtgataGGGATGATGTATGCATATATTTGATGAATAAGACATCCACTCTCGGAGGAGAAAaacttatctttaaaaaaacataatgtccGGCAGATCAatagaataaaattacatatatttatatatatggttattaattatatatatatatatatatgtatatatatttggagaaatagtgattaattatatttgaaaaacaataataatttgcaGGGTGGAGCCGTACAATGCCACTCTCTTCAATAAATGGGTCCTGACCGGTAAAGGCTTAGCTTTGCCAGACAGTCTTGGGCTCTATAACAAGTTGCTGAGCCTTGGAATTAAGATTGCCTTCATCACAGGGAGACCTGAAGATCAAAGAAATGTCACAGCCACCAATCTCAAAAATGTTGGATTTCACAGCTGGGAGAAGCTGATCCTCAAGTAATATAAACCCATCAAACTTACCTTAATTTACTTTCATTTATTACTTTTACCACTATATGCGTTTctattcaattttgaaaatagtATATACATGGATCTTTcatctaataaccttcttttaaAGACAAGGTTTAAAAATCAcctccattttcaaaatttataattttatgctttttttttttttttctaatccaAAAAATGCCCTTTAAAACAGAGagtatacccaaaaaaaaaaaaaaagttttttttggcCGAATTCGAAATTTTCTAAACCATTTGATATGTGAAATAGAGAATAAAATGCCACAAATTTCAAGTATAaaacaaagaatttttttttttttgttcccaaTAAGATTCAATTAGGAGAAAGTGCACTTCTCCGTTTTGGCATATGAGTTCGAAAATTTCAAATGTCATGAAAAAATCCAATGGTCAATGGCGTTTTGGTCAAAATAGAATTAGAAATTATAAGTTTAAAAAATGaatgttatttttcaattttatctttgAAGAAGGGTTATGAGGTCAAATTtctcatttattatatatatctatatgtttgATCAGAAATTTCTCATTTATTACACGTGCGTAATAAcataaaagtattaaaaaaaaaacctagatGCCAATTGAAACAGGCCATGTAGTTACctgacatgatatatatatatatatatatatacatattttgatatattattaattattacgaTTGAAGTATGATAATTATGgataaattttagtaatattcTCCAAAATATCCATTGATTATTTATGAACGAAATCAAGCTAAGGATAATGTATGATATTTTTGGTTGTTGAAGATAAATATTGATGACAATATTATTATGGTTGGCACTTATCAGGGGATCTTCTTATAAAGGAACAACAGCCGTTGTGTACAAATCTGCTCAGAGAGAAAACTTGGAAGAGAGTGGATATAGAATTGTTGGCAACATTGGAGATCAATGGAGCGATCTTTTGGGGACACATGTCGGCAAAAGAACTTTCAAATTGCCCGATCCCCTCTACTACATTAGTTGaattctcattttttatttaccatTTTGGCCAAAAATGAGATGCCTAATACTTTGCTATACGTTAGCagtttttatttcaattggtCAATTATCAAGATTCAGATTTCTTGCTGGCTAATTAATGTCTTTAATTGTACTATTTAATATTTGAACTTTGAAGGATTAAAAGTTAATTTGGTTCGTTTTCTAAAGTCAAAAGTTCTTTGTAAATTAGGCCCCATTGTTTGAATTAATCAAGTTtcttttcaagaaaataaaaataaagcaaagtACGATTGATATCATTCACCATTAGTTTTACAGAGGGTAATTAAACCGTAAAAAGTAATCGAACTATCATCATTTTAAAGTTCATCCACGATAAAACCCATGAagtttatcttcttctttttttttatttggttaattttaaagtttattgcTTTTATGAATTCTCTTCAAGCTTCTTAAAAATCTTGGCTTTTTTTAGTACCCCTATCattttcaatcatttttttgttCGCTTATATAGTTGGGCATTGAATTAGTCTTCTAGTCTTCTTTTGGAATTATTTCAATGCATTATTTTTAGgcagaaaaatattatttaagtgCAAGACTAGTTTTTGTTAAAAACCAATATgtatccttttattttattttttaatctgtcAAGGCTTTTTCGGGTGTGAATTGACATAAATAAATGGCtactaattattaaaaaataaaataaaatataacattcTATTTTGACTACAAgataaattataactttttatttgcaatttattttgaacgcaattcaccaaaaaaaaaaattaaaaaaaaaataatctgaCAGCATATAAAGCATCTTAAATTCTCtgttgttgaaaaataaaataatgatattatGACTCAACTCATTACCTCACGCTGGCACCACGTGAGCGAAATTCAGCGCTTTGAAGTTTCAGTACCACGTGTCCACACGTCCGGTACAAGCATTCAAATGCAAAACTACTCTGCtatggtctctctctctctctctctctctctaaatctGAATCGTAAACGAAGGCGAACGTGAACGGCACTCATTCAATCATGTTGGAAGATATACGGCTGAGATAGAATCACCGACTCACCCTCATCGTAACGGTCCTCTACTCACTTGGCCCCATCCCCAACCCGCACCATTattcctctttttctctttttaagccACCTATTTATTCCTCGCTTCTGTGAAACCAGAAACGAGAAAAGTTATCACACGACACAACACAACACAACGTCCAGGAcagagaccaaaaaaaaaaaaaaaaaaaaaaaaggtatataagACGAAGATCAACGGTCGAGATTGAGTAACAAAAATGTCGTGGCAAACCTACGTTGATGAGCATCTCATGTGCGATATCGAAGGCCAACATCTCACCGCCGCGGCCATCATCGGCCACGACGGCAGTGTGTGGGCCCAGAGCTCCACTTTCCCTCAGGTTCTTTTCtcccctttttttcctttttatttttttgctattttttctgATTTAATGTTTATGGCCGTTTTATTAATCTGATTGGATCTGCAtggttctttctttctttcttttttcttttttcttccttcattTTCTATATAATGTGATTTGGTTTTTGATCCATTTGGTGGATTTGATTTGAAAACTACGCGATCCGAATTGTCTTGCCCCGTGAAAATTGTCTTCTTGATAACAGAAGCATCAACGTTCTTGTGAAACCAATTCgtaaataaattcattaattataacATCTTTTCCTCCATTATTGTTTATTGGAAATGCCATTGATTCTTCAGGATCTGTCTGAATTTCTTTTTCCCGATCgatatatattatacttataCGAATTCATTTATAATTTCGAAACCATTGGTTGCCGAGAAAGAATATGTTACATGTCTGTTTCAATTTTGTTGGACAACAGCACCATGGTGGTGATTAAGATTATTATCTAATTCGGA includes the following:
- the LOC107435340 gene encoding acid phosphatase 1, whose translation is MGMLPLFLTFFVAIFAVTSKGSEDSIAHQIHLLRPQSGSGGGRIPGLSCLSWRLGVETNNIIGWSTVPEACEGYIGHYVLGSQYRKDSKVVTDEAIVYAKSLNLTKDGKDLWVFDIDETSLSNLPYYAHHGFGVEPYNATLFNKWVLTGKGLALPDSLGLYNKLLSLGIKIAFITGRPEDQRNVTATNLKNVGFHSWEKLILKGSSYKGTTAVVYKSAQRENLEESGYRIVGNIGDQWSDLLGTHVGKRTFKLPDPLYYIS